Proteins encoded together in one Lathyrus oleraceus cultivar Zhongwan6 chromosome 5, CAAS_Psat_ZW6_1.0, whole genome shotgun sequence window:
- the LOC127084940 gene encoding uncharacterized protein LOC127084940 — MSGIKKKQFRFRIPWISGSSSKGSSFHRKQRAKSSSELVYAPTQPLPTPISEPQTTLERKVMFAVSTSKPSENNLEVPAIPVTSNVSNSAMSTNDDVTNLVNRVATVNPVTLLPTDDKTVSVVTLAGDNRGATMHVAGSQSQSTRKNGSIQNIHRTNKEEDKDEAGKAYVNSNIQSMNNSFMIQGSVSGRDPGVRVILPQQPQPQPQPQPQPQPQPQVSRVEKLTYQPIVRRRCLRGLMVEPSDSDPENPDKPRRHGCKFSCGDVRKDKVIL; from the coding sequence ATGTCAGGAATAAAAAAGAAGCAATTTCGTTTTAGAATCCCGTGGATATCAGGTTCTTCATCCAAGGGATCTTCTTTTCATCGAAAACAAAGAGCAAAGTCTTCTTCAGAATTAGTCTATGCTCCAACACAGCCTCTTCCTACTCCAATATCTGAACCTCAAACAACTCTAGAGAGAAAAGTGATGTTTGCGGTCTCAACATCGAAGCCTAGTGAAAATAACCTCGAAGTACCTGCAATACCGGTCACCTCAAACGTATCGAACTCCGCCATGAGTACGAATGATGATGTAACAAATCTTGTTAATAGAGTCGCTACTGTGAATCCAGTAACACTGCTTCCGACAGATGACAAAACAGTTAGTGTTGTAACTCTAGCAGGTGACAACAGAGGCGCAACAATGCATGTTGCAGGTTCGCAATCCCAATCAACAAGGAAAAATGGTTCAATCCAAAACATACACAGAACCAACAAGGAAGAAGATAAAGACGAAGCCGGAAAAGCATATGttaacagtaacatacaaagtATGAACAATTCATTCATGATTCAAGGTTCAGTATCCGGACGAGACCCTGGTGTTCGTGTCATTCTTCCCCAACAGCCTCAGCCACAGCCTCAGCCACAGCCTCAGCCCCAGCCTCAGCCTCAGGTTAGCCGGGTAGAGAAGTTAACTTACCAGCCAATTGTTAGAAGACGATGCTTGAGAGGACTTATGGTGGAACCGAGTGATTCGGATCCTGAGAATCCTGATAAACCTCGACGTCATGGATGCAAATTCAGTTGCGGAGATGTTAGAAAAGATAAAGTGATTCTGTAA
- the LOC127084941 gene encoding CBS domain-containing protein CBSX3, mitochondrial: MQGIYRILRPYRNPPRAAIFQQFHGNGIFNANKISSGFGFITSSPSMQQKGLENVTVSEVLMTKGEEKVGSWLWCRVDDAVINAMRNMAENDIGSLVVLKPEGQDIAGIVTERDCLKKIVAQGRSPLYTRVAQIMTNENDLVTVTSDTNILRAMRLMLENRIRHVPVIDGKIVGMISIVDVVRAVTEQQDGELKRLGDYIRGEYY; this comes from the exons ATGCAAGGGATTTACCGGATACTGCGACCTTATCGCAACCCTCCAAGGGCTGCGATATTTCAACAATTCCACGGGAATGGAATATTTAACGCGAACAAAATATCTTCAGGCTTTGGATTTATCACGTCCTCTCCATCCATGCAGCAGAAAGGGTTGGAGAATGTGACAGTTTCAGAGGtgctaatgacaaagggggaaGAAAAAGTTGGTTCATGGCTTTGGTGTAGAGTTGATGATGCTGTTATTAATGCAATGAGAAAT ATGGCTGAAAATGATATTGGATCATTGGTGGTACTGAAGCCAGAGGGCCAGGACATAGCAGGCATTGTCACAGAAAGAG ACTGCTTGAAGAAAATAGTTGCACAAGGAAGATCACCTTTATACACACGAGTCGCTCAAATAATGACTAACGAG AATGACTTGGTAACTGTGACATCTGACACAAACATTCTAAGAGCAATGAGACTAATGTTAG AAAATCGCATTCGGCATGTTCCAGTTATAGATGGGAAAATAGTTGGTATGATTTCAATTGTAGATGTTGTGCGAGCAGTGACAGAGCAACAAGATGGAGAATTGAAGCGACTAGGTGATTATATTAGAGGAGAATACTACTAG